AGGAAATGACCGAAATCTGTGACCGCACCCTGCGTGCCGGTGGCCCGGCGCTGCTGTTTGAAAACCCGATCGGCTACGACATGCCGGTGTTGGCCAACCTGTTCGGCACCCCGAAACGGGTGGCGCTTGGCATGGGCCGCGAGGACGTGCTGGAGTTGCGTGAAGTCGGCAAGTTGCTGGCGTATCTCAAAGAGCCGGAGCCGCCGCGTGGTTTTCGCGATGCCATCGACAAGCTGCCGGTGTTCAAGCAAGTACTGAACATGCCGGCCAAGCGGCTGCGCAAGGCGCCGTGCCAGGAGATTGTCTGGCAAGGTGACGCAGTTGATCTGGATAAAGTGCCGGTGATGAGTTGTTGGCCCGGTGATGTGGCCCCACTGCTGACCTGGGGCCTCACCGTGACCCGAGGTCCGAACAAGAAACGCCAGAACCTGGGCATTTACCGTCAGCAGAAGCTGGGGAAAAACAAGGTGATCATGCGCTGGCTGGCCCACCGGGGCGGCGCGCTGGATTTGCGCGACTGGATGGAAACCCATCCGGGCAAGCCGTTTCCGGTCTCGGTCGCTTTTGGCGCCGATCCGGCGACGATTCTCGGGGCGGTGACGCCGGTGCCCGATACCCTGTCTGAGTATGCTTTCGCCGGGTTGCTGCGCGGCAGCAAAACCGAGGTGGTCAAGAGCATCAGTAACGATCTGGATGTACCGGCCAGCGCCGAAATGGTCCTGGAAGGTTACATCGACCCGAATGAGTTTGCCGATGAGGGGCCGTATGGCGACCATACCGGCTACTACAATGAGGTCGAACGCCACCATGTGTTCACCATTACCCATATCACGATGCGCAAGGATCCGATCTACCACAGTACCTACACCGGTCGTCCGCCGGATGAGCCTGCGGTGCTGGGCGTGGCGCTCAATGAGGTGTTTGTCCCGATCTTGAGCAAGCAGTTC
Above is a window of Photobacterium sp. TY1-4 DNA encoding:
- the ubiD gene encoding 4-hydroxy-3-polyprenylbenzoate decarboxylase, which codes for MKFKDLRDFIHFLEQAGELKRITHPVDPDQEMTEICDRTLRAGGPALLFENPIGYDMPVLANLFGTPKRVALGMGREDVLELREVGKLLAYLKEPEPPRGFRDAIDKLPVFKQVLNMPAKRLRKAPCQEIVWQGDAVDLDKVPVMSCWPGDVAPLLTWGLTVTRGPNKKRQNLGIYRQQKLGKNKVIMRWLAHRGGALDLRDWMETHPGKPFPVSVAFGADPATILGAVTPVPDTLSEYAFAGLLRGSKTEVVKSISNDLDVPASAEMVLEGYIDPNEFADEGPYGDHTGYYNEVERHHVFTITHITMRKDPIYHSTYTGRPPDEPAVLGVALNEVFVPILSKQFPEIVDFYLPPEGCSYRMAVVTMKKQYPGHAKRVMMGVWSFLRQFMYTKFVIVCDEDVNARDWNSVVQAMSTHMAPARDTLMIDSTPIDSLDFASPVVGLGSKMGLDATRKWEAETALTPTADRSALQDAAAFDGEAITRAIQAQFPEAVDCYLPPAAAGGMVMVSMKKTAADHARRLIDGLWSVLTPQLGTPFLILCDEDVNVRDWHDVIWAVTTRMDPSRDTHMGESDLGSRMALDATNKWPDEVQREWGTPIAKAPAVVAKVDAIWETLGILR